Sequence from the Qipengyuania gaetbuli genome:
CGCATCCGCATCGCGGTAGCCGATGGCCATACCGCAGAAGAAGGTATGGTCTTCCGGGATGTCGACCACCTCGCGCACCTGCGGACTGTAGGCCGCCCAGGCTTCCTGCGCGCAGCTATCGAGCCCTTCCTCGCGCAGCAGCAGCATGATGGTCTGCAGCCACATGCCGATGTCGCTCCATTGCGGCGGGCCCATGTATTTGGGCGTGTGGACCAGCATCAGCACCGGCGCCCCGAAAGCGCGGAAGTTGTTGGCGAACCACATGAGGCGCTTGGCCTTGTCCTCGCGGCTGATGCCGAGCGAGGCGTACATGTCCTCGCCCACGCCGAAGCGGCGCTCTTCGTAGGCTCCATCGAGGCCCTTGGGGTAGATGTCGTATTCGGGCTGCATCGCCGCGCGGCCCTTGGGAAACTCCAGCGCCACCCGGTCGAACAGCGCCTGCATCGGCGCACCGGTGAGCACCACGGCATTCCACGGCTGGACATTTCCGCCCGAAGGCGCACGCTGCGCCTTTTCGAGCACGCGGGTGAGCGTCTCGCGGTCGACCGGCTGGTCGGTGAATGCGCGTACGGAACGGCGGGTCTGGACTGCTTCGGTGACGTTCATCACTTCTCCACCTCGAACAATCCGGCCAACTGCTCGATAATCGTGCCGCCGAGCTGTTCCACGTCCATGATCGTGACCGAACGCTTGTAGTAGCGGGTCACGTCATGGCCGATGCCGATGGCGGCGAGCTGGACGGGGCTTTGCTTCTCGATCCACTCGATGACCTTGCGCAGGTGCCCTTCGAGATAGCCCGCCTGGTTCACGCTCAGCGTGCTGTCGTCGACCGGTGCGCCGTCGCTGATGACCAGCAAGATACGGCGGTCTTCCGCGCGCGCGAGGAGGCGGGAATGCGCCCAGAGCAGCGCTTCGCCGTCGATGTTTTCCTTCAGCAGGCCTTCGCGCATCATCAGGCCGAGGTTGCGGCGCGCGCGGCGCCAGGGCTCGTCGGCCTTCTTGTAGATGATGTGCCTGAGATCGTTGAGGCGGCCGGGATTGGCGGGGCGGCCATCGGCGAGCCATGCCTCGCGGCTCTGCCCGCCCTTCCACGCGCGGGTGGTGAAGCCGAGGATCTCGGTCTTCACGCCGCAGCGTTCCAATGTGCGCGCCATGATGTCGGCGCTGATCGCGGCGATGCTGATCGGCCGTCCGCGCATCGAGCCCGAATTGTCGATCAGCAGGGTGACGACCGTGTCCTTGAACTCGGTATCGCGTTCGATCTTGTAGGAGAGCGCATGGCCGGGGCTGACGACCACGCGGGTGAGGCGCGCGGCATCGAGCAAACCCTCTTCCTGGTCGAAATCCCAGCTGCGGTTCTGCTGCGCCATGAGGCGGCGCTGGAGGCGGTTGGCCAGCCGCGTGACGATACCCTGGAGGCCCGCCAACTGGCTGTCGAGATAGGCGCGCAGCCGGTCCAGTTCCTCGTGATCGCACAGCTCGGGCGCCTCGATCACCTCGTCGAACTTGTCGGTATAGGCCTTGTAGTCGAAGTCTTCCGGCAGGTCGGTCCACGGGCGGTTCGGGCGCACGGGCTGCATGCCCTCGCCATCGTCGTCCGAAGGGTCGCCATCGGACATTTCCTGCTCGCCTTCGACGTCCTGCTCGGCATCGCCATCGGCCTCGCCGTCGGTGATTTCGCCGCGGGCATCGCTTTCCTGCGGCTGGGCCTCGCCCTCGTCCTGTTCGTCGGTGTCCTCGTCCTGTTCGGGCGTTTCGCCGTCGTCCTGGTCCCCGTCGTCGGAGCTGCCATCGTCGGGCGTGTCCGGCAGGGTCAGTTCGAGATGGCGGAGCATGTCGAGGGTCAGGTTCTGGAAGGCCCGCTGGTCGTCGAGCGCATCGGCAAGGCCGTCCATGTCGGTGCCGATCTTGGCGAGGATATCGCCGCGCACCATGTCCACGCCCGCCTTCGCGCGGTCGGGCACGGCCTCGCCCGTCAGCGCCTCGCGCAGCATGAGCGAAAGCGCGGTCGGCAGCGGCACTTCGTTGGCCTCGCTCGCCTTGGCGATGGGGTCGGTCGCGGTGCGCAGTTCGAGCGCGGCGTCGAGATTGCCGCGAATGCCGTCGTAGCGGTTGCTGCCGATCGCCTCGTAGCGGACCCGCTCGATCGCATCGTAGCAGGCGCGGGCGATGGGTTCGGGCGGCGCGCCCTTGGCGTGCAGCGCCTCGTTGTGATGGCGCAGCTTCAGCGCGAAGCTGTCGGCAAAGCCGCGCGCCTCGGTCGCCTGGTCGCGGGGCAGGTTACGGCCCGGCAGGGGCACGCGGAAGTTCTTGCCCGACTGGCTCGGCTGGTCCGCGCTCCAGGCCACCTCGACCTCCGGCTCCTGCGCGAGCGCGCGCGCAGTGCCGGTCAGCGCCTGCTTGAAACGGTCGAGGGGGGTCTGGTCGGTCACGTGTGCCTAGTTAGGACGTCGGGATGCTTTGACCAGTCTTTTCCCAGTCGGCGACGAAGCCTTCGATACCCTTGTCGGTCAGGATGTGCTTGAACAGCCCCTTGATGACGGCAGGCGGCATGGTCGCGACGTCGGCACCGATCAGCGCGCTCTGCAGCACGTGGACGGGGTTGCGGATCGAGGCGACAAGGACTTCGGTCTCGAAGCCGTAATTGCTGTAGATCGTGACGATATCCTCGATCAGCGACATGCCGTCGAAGCCGTTGTCGTCATGACGGCCGACGAAGGGCGACACGAAGGTCGCGCCGGCCTTGGCGGCCAGCAGCGCCTGGTTGGCGGAGAAGCACAGGGTCACGTTGACCTGCGTACCGTCCGAGGTCAGTTTCTTGCAGGTCTTGAGGCCGTCGATCGTCAGCGGCACCTTGATGCAGACGTTGTCCGCGATCTTGCGGAGGGTTTCGGCCTCTTTCATCATCGTCTCGTGGTCGAGCGCGACGACTTCGGCGCTGACCGGACCATCGACGATGCTGCAGATCTCGCGCGTCACCTCGATGAAATCGCGGCCCGACTTGGCGATCAGCGAAGGGTTGGTGGTGACCCCGTCGAGGAGACCGGTGTCGGCCATTTCCTTGATGTCGGCGATGTCGGCGGTGTCGACGAAGAACTTCATGTGTGCGCGCTCCGGAAGGCGAGAGTTGGTGTCATTCGCTGCAAGGCGATTGCGCAGCGCGAGTCAAGGCTTGCGCGGCCTTAGACCCCCGCATTGCCGACGACGAAACAGGCCGCGGCGACCAGTGCGCCGGTCCAGCGATTGGCGCGGAACCGCTCGAGCGGGTTGCCTGCATCCTCGCCGTCGAGAGTCGCGACCTGCCACGCAAGATGCCACGCGGCCGGGATCAGCG
This genomic interval carries:
- the cobT gene encoding cobaltochelatase subunit CobT; its protein translation is MTDQTPLDRFKQALTGTARALAQEPEVEVAWSADQPSQSGKNFRVPLPGRNLPRDQATEARGFADSFALKLRHHNEALHAKGAPPEPIARACYDAIERVRYEAIGSNRYDGIRGNLDAALELRTATDPIAKASEANEVPLPTALSLMLREALTGEAVPDRAKAGVDMVRGDILAKIGTDMDGLADALDDQRAFQNLTLDMLRHLELTLPDTPDDGSSDDGDQDDGETPEQDEDTDEQDEGEAQPQESDARGEITDGEADGDAEQDVEGEQEMSDGDPSDDDGEGMQPVRPNRPWTDLPEDFDYKAYTDKFDEVIEAPELCDHEELDRLRAYLDSQLAGLQGIVTRLANRLQRRLMAQQNRSWDFDQEEGLLDAARLTRVVVSPGHALSYKIERDTEFKDTVVTLLIDNSGSMRGRPISIAAISADIMARTLERCGVKTEILGFTTRAWKGGQSREAWLADGRPANPGRLNDLRHIIYKKADEPWRRARRNLGLMMREGLLKENIDGEALLWAHSRLLARAEDRRILLVISDGAPVDDSTLSVNQAGYLEGHLRKVIEWIEKQSPVQLAAIGIGHDVTRYYKRSVTIMDVEQLGGTIIEQLAGLFEVEK
- a CDS encoding nitroreductase, with protein sequence MNVTEAVQTRRSVRAFTDQPVDRETLTRVLEKAQRAPSGGNVQPWNAVVLTGAPMQALFDRVALEFPKGRAAMQPEYDIYPKGLDGAYEERRFGVGEDMYASLGISREDKAKRLMWFANNFRAFGAPVLMLVHTPKYMGPPQWSDIGMWLQTIMLLLREEGLDSCAQEAWAAYSPQVREVVDIPEDHTFFCGMAIGYRDADAPVNLFDVKRAGLDESVRWEGWQ
- the fsa gene encoding fructose-6-phosphate aldolase: MKFFVDTADIADIKEMADTGLLDGVTTNPSLIAKSGRDFIEVTREICSIVDGPVSAEVVALDHETMMKEAETLRKIADNVCIKVPLTIDGLKTCKKLTSDGTQVNVTLCFSANQALLAAKAGATFVSPFVGRHDDNGFDGMSLIEDIVTIYSNYGFETEVLVASIRNPVHVLQSALIGADVATMPPAVIKGLFKHILTDKGIEGFVADWEKTGQSIPTS